A portion of the Streptomyces coeruleoprunus genome contains these proteins:
- a CDS encoding ROK family protein: MNGKATTTRTRLDRGRSALGPALELVHTGRAPTRAVLTAELGVTRATAGAVAAELEALGLIRVDSSPGAGAGSQGRPSHRLTVDENGPVALAAQVHADGFRAALVGLGGRIVATAPGCVEVTADPAQVLEAVVEAGARLLRESGRRCVGAGLAVPSAVAEPEGTALNPLHLAWPAGAPVRDVFADRVRAAGIEGPAFTGNDVNLAALAEHRHGAGRGAQHLLCVATGHRGVGGALVLDGRLHTGSSGLALEVGHLTVNPEGGRPCHCGSRGCLDVEADPLAFLTTAGRAPGPEVSLLQQARDLLRDEGDDPGVRAATEELIDRLGLGLAGLVNILNPDRIILGGLHRELLAADPERLRAVVADRSLWGRSGGVPILGCTLSHNSLAGAAELAWQPVLDDPLAALGRRAA; the protein is encoded by the coding sequence ATGAACGGCAAGGCGACGACGACCCGGACACGGCTGGACAGGGGCCGCAGCGCGCTCGGTCCCGCGCTGGAACTGGTGCACACGGGCCGGGCGCCCACCCGTGCCGTCCTCACCGCCGAGCTGGGCGTCACCCGCGCCACCGCCGGGGCCGTCGCCGCCGAACTCGAAGCGCTCGGCCTCATCCGCGTCGACTCCAGCCCCGGCGCCGGCGCCGGCTCCCAGGGCCGCCCGTCCCACCGGCTGACCGTGGACGAGAACGGGCCCGTCGCCCTCGCCGCACAGGTCCACGCGGACGGCTTCCGCGCCGCCCTCGTCGGTCTCGGCGGGCGCATCGTGGCCACCGCGCCCGGCTGCGTCGAGGTGACCGCCGATCCGGCCCAGGTGCTCGAAGCCGTCGTGGAGGCGGGCGCCCGGCTGCTGCGCGAGAGCGGCCGCCGCTGCGTCGGCGCGGGCCTCGCCGTGCCCTCCGCCGTCGCCGAGCCCGAGGGCACCGCGCTGAATCCACTGCACCTGGCCTGGCCCGCGGGCGCACCGGTACGGGACGTCTTCGCCGACCGCGTACGGGCCGCCGGCATCGAAGGACCCGCCTTCACCGGCAACGACGTGAACCTCGCCGCCCTCGCCGAGCACCGCCACGGCGCCGGCCGCGGCGCCCAGCACCTGCTGTGCGTCGCCACCGGGCACCGCGGCGTCGGCGGCGCCCTCGTCCTCGACGGGCGGCTGCACACCGGCAGCTCGGGCCTGGCCCTGGAGGTCGGCCATCTGACGGTGAACCCCGAGGGCGGCCGCCCGTGCCACTGCGGCAGCCGCGGCTGCCTGGACGTCGAGGCCGACCCGCTGGCCTTCCTCACCACCGCCGGGCGCGCCCCGGGCCCCGAGGTCTCCCTGCTCCAGCAGGCGCGCGACCTCCTCCGCGACGAGGGCGACGACCCGGGCGTCCGGGCCGCCACCGAGGAGCTGATCGACCGGCTCGGCCTGGGCCTCGCCGGTCTCGTCAACATCCTCAACCCGGACCGGATCATCCTCGGCGGACTGCACCGCGAACTCCTCGCCGCCGACCCCGAGCGCCTCCGCGCCGTCGTCGCCGACCGCAGCCTGTGGGGCCGCAGCGGCGGCGTGCCGATCCTCGGCTGCACGCTCTCGCACAACAGCCTCGCGGGTGCGGCGGAACTGGCCTGGCAGCCGGTCCTGGACGACCCACTCGCAGCCCTGGGCCGCAGGGCGGCCTGA
- a CDS encoding SRPBCC family protein: MAHRLRPVDPGFLASAPVRLVFATEVAAPPGAVYRAIAEETADTPSWFAAVAAATPLDGGAAREVRLRGGVVFRERILVADPGRCYTYRVEETNAPGVAALLEEWALSPAGDGAGTRVGWTMAADGAAALRWTLRLARPGVGRSFRDAMRALERRLTASPAA; this comes from the coding sequence ATGGCACACCGCTTACGGCCCGTGGATCCCGGTTTCCTGGCATCGGCGCCGGTGCGCCTGGTCTTCGCGACGGAGGTGGCGGCGCCGCCCGGCGCGGTGTACCGGGCGATCGCCGAGGAGACGGCCGACACGCCGTCGTGGTTCGCCGCGGTGGCCGCCGCCACGCCGCTGGACGGCGGCGCGGCCCGGGAGGTACGGCTGCGGGGCGGGGTGGTGTTCCGGGAACGGATCCTGGTGGCCGACCCCGGCCGCTGTTACACGTACCGGGTCGAGGAGACCAACGCCCCGGGCGTGGCTGCCCTGTTGGAGGAGTGGGCGCTGTCGCCCGCCGGGGACGGCGCGGGGACCCGGGTCGGGTGGACCATGGCGGCCGACGGGGCGGCGGCGCTGCGGTGGACGCTGCGCCTCGCCCGGCCCGGTGTGGGGCGGTCGTTCCGGGACGCCATGCGCGCCCTGGAGCGGAGGCTGACGGCGTCCCCGGCCGCGTAG
- a CDS encoding SHOCT domain-containing protein, with the protein MNTLAHDGPGPWILLFPLFWAAVAVTVVTLLRRTGRLGHRRGAARPGRDDDRSPIALLGRRFAAGEIDEDEYWRRLSVLDEQFGRPV; encoded by the coding sequence ATGAACACTCTCGCGCACGACGGGCCCGGCCCGTGGATCCTGCTCTTCCCCCTGTTCTGGGCGGCCGTCGCCGTCACCGTGGTGACCCTGCTGCGCCGCACGGGCCGGCTGGGACACCGCCGGGGCGCGGCGCGTCCCGGCCGCGACGACGACCGGTCGCCGATCGCCCTGCTGGGCCGGCGCTTCGCGGCGGGGGAGATCGACGAGGACGAGTACTGGCGCCGTCTCTCCGTCCTCGACGAACAGTTCGGCCGACCGGTCTGA
- a CDS encoding TetR/AcrR family transcriptional regulator — protein MYSRRMTTPERLIEATRELLWERGYVGTSPKAVQRLAGAGQGSMYHHFRGKPDLALAAIRRTAEEMRAAAARVLDGDGSAYARIEAYLLRERDVLRGCPVGRLTMDPDVVASDTLRAPVDETLDWLRGRLAALVREGVEGGEFDGALDPGRTAATVVATLQGGYVLARASGSAAAFDTAIAGLLELLRARRVGAATDLSRTE, from the coding sequence ATGTACAGTCGCCGTATGACCACTCCGGAGCGACTGATCGAGGCGACGCGCGAGCTGCTGTGGGAGCGCGGCTACGTGGGGACGAGCCCCAAGGCCGTGCAGCGGCTCGCCGGCGCGGGGCAGGGCAGCATGTACCACCACTTCCGCGGCAAGCCGGACCTGGCGCTGGCGGCCATCCGCCGCACCGCCGAGGAGATGCGCGCGGCCGCCGCGCGAGTGCTGGACGGCGACGGGTCCGCGTACGCGCGCATCGAGGCGTATCTGCTGCGGGAGCGCGACGTGCTGCGCGGCTGTCCGGTCGGGCGGCTGACCATGGACCCGGACGTCGTCGCGAGCGACACGCTGCGCGCGCCGGTCGACGAGACCCTGGACTGGCTGCGCGGGCGGCTCGCCGCCCTGGTCCGGGAGGGCGTGGAGGGCGGGGAGTTCGACGGGGCGCTGGACCCGGGCCGGACGGCGGCCACCGTCGTGGCCACGCTCCAGGGCGGCTACGTGCTGGCCCGTGCCTCCGGCTCCGCGGCGGCCTTCGACACGGCGATCGCGGGGCTGCTGGAGCTGCTGCGGGCGCGGCGCGTCGGCGCCGCCACCGATCTCTCCAGGACCGAGTGA
- a CDS encoding DUF4865 family protein → MHAMQYEITLPADYDMAVIRRRVATRGHLLDDFGGLGLKAYLIRERADGSPVNQYAPFYLWAAPEGMHDFLWGPGFQGIVDDFGRPEVRHCAGVAYEEGPSAAAAPVEAVRHRAPVPEGEAPSAAVARAVAGVERLAGTAGMVAAAAAVDPRHWEVVTFSLWAGEAPRGEGEVFQVLHLSQPHRPSLRVSRPVRA, encoded by the coding sequence TTGCACGCGATGCAGTACGAGATCACCCTGCCCGCCGACTACGACATGGCCGTCATCCGGCGCCGGGTGGCCACCCGGGGCCACCTCCTGGACGACTTCGGCGGACTCGGCCTGAAGGCGTATCTGATACGGGAACGGGCCGACGGCTCACCGGTGAACCAGTACGCGCCGTTCTACCTGTGGGCCGCGCCCGAGGGCATGCACGATTTCCTGTGGGGCCCCGGATTCCAGGGCATCGTGGACGACTTCGGGCGGCCCGAGGTGCGCCACTGTGCGGGCGTCGCGTACGAGGAGGGCCCGTCGGCGGCGGCCGCGCCCGTGGAGGCCGTACGGCACCGGGCACCGGTCCCCGAGGGCGAGGCGCCCTCGGCGGCGGTGGCCCGGGCCGTCGCGGGCGTCGAGCGGCTGGCGGGGACGGCCGGCATGGTGGCGGCCGCGGCGGCCGTCGACCCGCGCCACTGGGAGGTGGTCACCTTCAGCCTGTGGGCCGGTGAGGCGCCGCGGGGCGAGGGCGAGGTGTTCCAGGTGCTGCACCTGTCCCAGCCGCACCGCCCGTCCCTGCGGGTCAGCCGACCGGTACGAGCGTGA
- a CDS encoding endonuclease: MSPSDEEARTTVRELLADHGRTYADEAGIRLKDTPQPLYQLLVLAHLLSARIRAGTAVAAARALFDAGMRDARHMKDASWQERVDALGEGGYRRYDERTSTQLGKAAELVLDEWGGDLRRLHAEAGDDPDRLRELLEEVPGIGPAGADIFLREAQAVWPRLSPYLDDRALKGAERLGLPKDPDRLAGLVNRKELPSLAAALVRAALDRHVVEDVRSHHQGGKG; the protein is encoded by the coding sequence ATGTCGCCCTCGGACGAGGAAGCCCGGACGACGGTGCGCGAACTGCTCGCCGACCACGGCCGCACGTACGCCGACGAGGCGGGGATCCGGCTGAAGGACACCCCTCAGCCGCTGTACCAGCTCCTGGTGCTGGCGCATCTGCTGAGCGCCAGGATCCGGGCGGGTACGGCCGTGGCGGCGGCGCGGGCCCTGTTCGACGCGGGGATGCGCGACGCCCGGCACATGAAGGACGCGTCCTGGCAGGAGCGGGTGGACGCGCTCGGCGAGGGCGGTTACCGCCGCTACGACGAGCGGACGTCGACGCAGCTCGGCAAGGCCGCCGAGCTGGTGCTCGACGAGTGGGGCGGCGACCTGCGGCGGCTGCACGCCGAGGCGGGCGACGACCCGGACCGGCTGCGGGAGCTGCTGGAGGAGGTGCCGGGCATCGGGCCCGCCGGTGCGGACATCTTCCTGCGCGAGGCGCAGGCCGTGTGGCCCCGGCTCTCGCCGTATCTGGACGACCGGGCGCTGAAGGGCGCGGAGCGGCTGGGGCTGCCCAAGGACCCAGACCGGCTGGCCGGGCTCGTGAACCGGAAGGAACTGCCGTCCCTGGCGGCCGCCCTCGTGCGTGCCGCGCTCGACCGCCATGTCGTGGAGGACGTCAGGTCCCATCACCAGGGAGGAAAGGGATGA
- a CDS encoding ATP-binding protein produces the protein MSQASSRQCTVELQALPSRIGQVRRIVSAQLRYWNLDCLIEKAALGVTELLTNVHQHAQPDKVCTVEIAFLLDRLTVSVHDHDPRLPTLDREPGAGDPLATSGRGLALIEAVSESWGARPQGESGKVVWFTLPAPGASPVPLSPLPAYGAATTGPFTEPVPFGTAEDQADPLRGTAPARSAVAG, from the coding sequence ATCAGCCAGGCAAGCAGCAGGCAGTGCACGGTAGAGCTCCAGGCCCTGCCGTCGCGGATCGGTCAGGTCCGCAGGATTGTGTCGGCGCAACTGCGCTACTGGAACCTCGATTGTCTGATCGAGAAAGCGGCACTCGGTGTCACCGAGCTGCTGACCAACGTTCACCAGCATGCTCAGCCGGACAAGGTCTGCACGGTGGAGATCGCGTTCCTGCTCGACCGGCTGACCGTCTCCGTCCATGACCACGACCCGCGTCTGCCCACGCTCGACCGCGAGCCGGGGGCCGGCGACCCGTTGGCCACGTCGGGGCGCGGCCTCGCCCTGATAGAGGCGGTGAGCGAGAGTTGGGGCGCCCGCCCGCAGGGCGAGTCGGGGAAGGTCGTCTGGTTCACGCTCCCCGCGCCGGGCGCGTCGCCCGTGCCGCTGTCGCCCCTCCCGGCCTACGGCGCCGCCACCACGGGCCCGTTCACGGAACCGGTGCCGTTCGGCACGGCGGAGGATCAGGCGGACCCGCTGCGGGGCACGGCCCCCGCGAGGTCGGCGGTCGCCGGCTGA
- a CDS encoding SRPBCC family protein produces the protein MTVFRVERGTPLPVAEAWRRVTDWGAHGAGVPLTRVTVLTAGPTGAGTRFTARTGLGRLGFDDPMRVVRWEPPGTGGSAAGVCRLEKEGRVVLGAAEITVRAEGSGARVTWVEELRVRGVPRWCDPLLNHAARWVFGREVDRLLGGVA, from the coding sequence GTGACGGTCTTCCGCGTGGAGCGGGGCACACCTCTGCCGGTGGCGGAGGCGTGGCGCAGGGTCACGGACTGGGGCGCGCACGGCGCGGGGGTTCCGCTGACGCGCGTGACGGTGCTGACGGCCGGCCCGACCGGCGCGGGGACACGGTTCACCGCGCGGACGGGGCTGGGGCGGCTGGGCTTCGACGACCCGATGCGGGTGGTGCGGTGGGAGCCGCCGGGGACCGGCGGGTCGGCCGCGGGCGTGTGCCGGCTGGAGAAGGAGGGCCGGGTGGTGCTCGGCGCGGCCGAGATCACGGTACGCGCGGAGGGCTCGGGTGCCCGCGTGACGTGGGTGGAGGAGCTGCGGGTGCGGGGCGTGCCGCGCTGGTGCGACCCGCTGCTGAACCACGCGGCGCGGTGGGTGTTCGGCCGTGAGGTGGACCGGCTGCTCGGGGGCGTCGCGTAG
- a CDS encoding class I SAM-dependent methyltransferase, with amino-acid sequence MTEVDLPPRLTHLTFHGPLSEARAGRLVGRLAATRPATVLDIGCGWGEFLLRVLESAPGATGVGVDIQAEDLARGRDLAKERDLADRVTFVEESALGSTRGPADVVLCMGSSQALCDPEGPHDVGAALRELRRLVAPGGRVLLGEGFWQRVPTPEELARMWPGAHEGDHLPLGALVDLAVDAGFRPAWIETANADEWEEFESGYRHDVELWLAAHPGHPAAAETRLGVDRQRATWLNGYRDILGIAYLTLVPVG; translated from the coding sequence ATGACCGAAGTCGATCTTCCTCCGCGTCTCACCCATCTCACCTTCCACGGGCCGCTGTCCGAGGCCCGGGCCGGGCGGCTTGTCGGGCGGCTCGCCGCCACCCGGCCCGCCACCGTGCTCGACATCGGCTGCGGCTGGGGCGAGTTCCTGCTGCGGGTTCTGGAGTCCGCTCCCGGTGCCACCGGCGTGGGCGTGGACATCCAGGCCGAGGACCTCGCCCGCGGCCGGGACCTGGCCAAGGAACGCGACCTGGCCGACCGGGTCACGTTCGTCGAGGAGTCCGCCCTCGGCTCGACCCGCGGCCCCGCCGACGTGGTGCTCTGCATGGGCTCCAGCCAGGCGCTGTGCGACCCCGAGGGCCCGCACGACGTCGGCGCCGCCCTGCGGGAGCTGCGGCGGCTGGTGGCGCCGGGCGGCCGGGTGCTCCTCGGCGAGGGGTTCTGGCAGCGCGTGCCCACCCCCGAGGAGCTGGCGCGGATGTGGCCCGGCGCCCACGAGGGCGACCACCTGCCGCTCGGCGCGCTCGTGGACCTGGCCGTCGACGCGGGGTTCCGCCCGGCGTGGATCGAGACCGCGAACGCCGACGAGTGGGAGGAGTTCGAGTCCGGCTACCGCCACGACGTGGAGCTGTGGCTCGCCGCCCACCCGGGCCACCCGGCCGCCGCAGAGACCCGCCTGGGCGTCGACCGGCAGCGCGCCACCTGGCTGAACGGCTACCGCGACATCCTCGGCATCGCCTACCTCACGCTCGTACCGGTCGGCTGA
- a CDS encoding DeoR/GlpR family DNA-binding transcription regulator: MSDNQNLLAEQRRALILDEVRRRGGARVNELTRKLNVSDMTVRRDLDALARQGVIEKVHGGAVPVSDARTHEPGFEAKSALEPGAKEEIARAAAAMVAPGSAIALSGGTTTYAVAQRLLDVPDLTVVTNSVRVADVFHTAQGAGPGGAPQPGSATVVLTGGVRTPSDALVGPVADQAIGSLHFDVLFLGVHGVSVEAGLSTPNLAEAETNRRLIRSARRVVVVADHTKWGKVALSSFARLEEVDTLVTDAGVSEDVRAEMAEYVPGLVVAGGDEGGA; encoded by the coding sequence GTGAGCGACAACCAGAACCTCCTCGCGGAGCAGCGGCGCGCCTTGATCCTGGACGAGGTGAGGCGGCGCGGCGGGGCGCGGGTCAACGAACTCACCCGCAAGCTGAACGTCTCCGACATGACCGTGCGCCGTGACCTGGACGCGCTGGCGCGCCAGGGCGTCATCGAGAAGGTGCACGGCGGTGCCGTTCCGGTGTCGGACGCGCGGACGCACGAGCCGGGCTTCGAGGCCAAGTCGGCGCTGGAGCCGGGGGCGAAGGAGGAGATCGCGCGGGCCGCGGCCGCGATGGTGGCGCCGGGCAGCGCGATCGCCCTGTCCGGGGGCACGACCACGTACGCGGTGGCGCAGCGGCTGCTCGACGTGCCGGACCTGACGGTGGTGACGAACTCGGTGCGGGTCGCCGATGTGTTCCACACGGCGCAGGGCGCCGGTCCGGGCGGCGCGCCGCAGCCGGGTTCGGCGACGGTGGTGCTGACGGGCGGGGTGCGGACCCCGTCGGACGCGCTGGTGGGTCCGGTGGCCGACCAGGCGATCGGCTCGCTCCACTTCGACGTGCTGTTCCTCGGGGTGCACGGCGTCTCGGTGGAGGCGGGGCTCTCCACGCCGAACCTGGCGGAGGCGGAGACGAACCGGCGGCTGATCCGCTCGGCGCGGCGCGTGGTCGTGGTGGCCGACCACACCAAGTGGGGCAAGGTGGCGCTGAGTTCCTTCGCGCGGCTGGAGGAGGTCGACACGCTGGTGACGGACGCGGGCGTGTCGGAGGACGTCCGGGCCGAGATGGCGGAGTACGTGCCGGGCCTGGTCGTCGCGGGCGGCGACGAGGGCGGGGCGTGA
- a CDS encoding right-handed parallel beta-helix repeat-containing protein, translated as MAQGTVQVTHTGTSRWRRRTGEYGSLAAALEAAGDGDVLTVSPGTYRENLVLRRAVTLRGADGAAGPVRIAPADGVPLTVRASATVQDLYVEGQDAAAPALLVEDGTPELLDLRIVTRSASGLEVRGAARPTVRRCTIDNPAGVGIGVLDGAGGVFEECEIVAAGQAGVAVSGGGHPRLERCRIHHASGAGLSVTGENSGLEALGCEVYEIKGSGVRIAGRATAHLTDSSVHRTSADGITLDTDAVLTLSDCDIHDVPENAVDLRSRSVLTLTRSKVRRFGRNGLSVWDPGTRVDANQCEIHDSTGDYPAVWVSDGATAVLDSCRVHDVPDALFVLDRGSRVDVVDSDLAQVRNTAVSVSDGATAQLDDCRVRETATGAWFRDHGSGGTLANCTFDGVQTGVIVSKGADPTVERCTVTSPAEAGFYVSAEGRGTFDGCRVSGSGGYGFHVMDGCRTALRRCRTERCARGGYELGDEGPVAEDCTSDESGVPSRTESLSPAAPAGPLLTATQTVPAQAAPPVAVVAAPVARASDDVLGELDALVGLENVKREVRTLTNMIEVGRRRQEAGLKAASVRRHLVFTGNPGTGKTTVARLYGEILASLGVLERGHLVEVSRVDLVGEHIGSTAIRTQEAFDRARGGVLFIDEAYALSPEDSGRDFGREAIDTLVKLMEDHRDAVVVIVAGYTAEMQRFLTVNPGVASRFSRTIEFPDYVPGELLRIVEQQAEEHEYRLGAGTAEALRKYFEELPKGPAFGNGRTARQTFESMVERHAGRVAGLAGASTDDLTLLYPEDLPELP; from the coding sequence ATGGCACAGGGCACGGTCCAGGTGACGCACACCGGAACGTCGCGGTGGCGGCGCCGCACGGGCGAGTACGGCTCCCTCGCCGCAGCTCTGGAGGCCGCGGGTGACGGCGACGTCCTCACCGTCTCCCCGGGCACGTACCGCGAGAACCTGGTCCTGCGGCGGGCGGTGACACTGCGCGGGGCGGACGGCGCGGCCGGCCCGGTGCGGATCGCCCCGGCCGACGGGGTGCCGCTGACCGTGCGCGCCTCGGCGACGGTGCAGGACCTGTACGTCGAGGGGCAGGACGCGGCGGCGCCCGCGCTGCTGGTCGAGGACGGTACGCCGGAGCTGTTGGACCTGCGGATCGTGACGCGTTCGGCGTCGGGGCTGGAGGTGCGGGGTGCGGCCCGGCCCACCGTGCGGCGGTGCACGATCGACAACCCCGCGGGCGTCGGCATCGGTGTGCTGGACGGCGCGGGCGGGGTGTTCGAGGAGTGCGAGATCGTCGCGGCCGGACAGGCGGGCGTCGCGGTGAGCGGCGGCGGCCATCCGCGGCTGGAGCGGTGCCGGATCCACCACGCGTCGGGCGCGGGCCTGTCCGTGACGGGTGAGAACAGCGGCCTGGAGGCCCTCGGCTGCGAGGTGTACGAGATCAAGGGCAGCGGCGTGCGGATCGCCGGGCGGGCCACCGCGCACCTGACGGACTCGTCCGTGCACCGCACGTCGGCGGACGGGATCACGCTCGACACGGACGCGGTGCTGACGCTGTCCGACTGCGACATCCACGACGTCCCGGAGAACGCGGTCGACCTGCGGTCCCGGTCGGTGCTGACGCTGACCCGGTCGAAGGTCCGGCGGTTCGGCCGCAACGGGCTCTCGGTGTGGGACCCGGGGACCCGCGTCGACGCCAACCAGTGCGAGATCCACGACAGTACGGGCGACTACCCGGCGGTGTGGGTGAGCGACGGGGCGACCGCCGTGCTCGACTCCTGCCGGGTGCACGACGTGCCGGACGCCCTGTTCGTCCTCGACCGCGGTTCGCGGGTCGACGTGGTGGACAGCGACCTGGCGCAGGTGCGCAACACGGCGGTGTCCGTGAGCGACGGGGCGACGGCCCAACTGGACGACTGCCGCGTCCGGGAGACCGCCACGGGTGCCTGGTTCCGCGACCACGGCAGCGGCGGCACCCTCGCGAACTGCACGTTCGACGGGGTGCAGACGGGTGTCATCGTCAGCAAGGGCGCCGACCCGACGGTGGAGCGGTGCACGGTCACCTCGCCGGCGGAGGCGGGTTTCTACGTGTCGGCCGAGGGCCGCGGCACGTTCGACGGCTGCCGCGTCTCGGGCAGCGGCGGCTACGGCTTCCATGTGATGGACGGCTGCCGTACGGCGCTGCGGCGGTGCCGTACGGAGCGGTGCGCGCGCGGCGGCTACGAACTGGGCGACGAGGGCCCGGTCGCGGAGGACTGCACGAGCGACGAGAGCGGGGTGCCGTCCCGTACGGAGTCCCTCTCCCCCGCCGCGCCGGCCGGTCCGCTCCTGACGGCGACGCAGACGGTGCCCGCCCAGGCCGCACCACCCGTCGCCGTGGTGGCCGCCCCGGTGGCGCGGGCCTCGGACGACGTGCTGGGCGAGCTGGACGCGCTGGTGGGTCTGGAGAACGTGAAGCGGGAGGTCCGCACGCTCACCAACATGATCGAGGTGGGCCGCAGGCGGCAGGAGGCCGGGCTCAAGGCGGCGTCCGTCCGCCGCCACCTGGTGTTCACCGGCAACCCGGGCACCGGCAAGACGACGGTGGCGCGGCTCTACGGGGAGATCCTGGCGTCCCTCGGCGTGCTGGAGCGGGGCCACTTGGTGGAGGTGTCCCGGGTGGACCTGGTGGGCGAGCACATCGGGTCGACGGCGATCCGTACGCAGGAGGCGTTCGACCGGGCGCGCGGCGGCGTGCTGTTCATCGACGAGGCGTACGCGCTGTCGCCGGAGGACTCGGGGCGGGACTTCGGGCGTGAGGCGATCGACACGCTGGTGAAGCTGATGGAGGACCACCGGGACGCGGTGGTGGTGATCGTCGCCGGGTACACGGCGGAGATGCAGCGGTTCCTGACGGTGAATCCGGGTGTCGCGTCCCGGTTCTCACGGACGATCGAGTTCCCCGACTACGTGCCGGGCGAACTGCTGAGGATCGTGGAGCAGCAGGCCGAGGAGCACGAGTACCGGCTGGGCGCGGGCACGGCGGAGGCGCTGCGGAAGTACTTCGAGGAGCTGCCCAAGGGGCCCGCCTTCGGCAACGGCCGTACCGCGCGCCAGACGTTCGAGTCGATGGTGGAGCGGCACGCGGGGCGGGTCGCCGGGCTCGCCGGGGCGAGCACCGACGACCTGACCCTGCTCTACCCGGAGGACCTGCCCGAGCTGCCCTGA
- a CDS encoding PLP-dependent cysteine synthase family protein gives MSTVEKREPAVTVDVDRSDPEYRAWLKEAVRKVQADANRSADTHLLRFPLPEQWGIDLYLKDESTHPTGSLKHRLARSLFLYGLCNGWIRPGKPVIEASSGSTAVSEAYFARLIGVPFIAVMPRTTSPEKIRLIEFHGGQCHFVDDPRRMYEESAALATATGGHYMDQFTYAERATDWRGNNNIAESVYQQMRLERYPEPAWIVATAGTGGTSATIARYVRYMQYDTRLCVPDPENSCFFDGWVNDDPRAASDCGSRIEGIGRPRMEPSFVPGAIDRMMKVPDAASIAAVRALENAIGRKAGGSTGTGLWSALKIVAEMVAEGRTGSVVTLICDPGERYLDKYYSDAWLAEQGLDIAPYSATLDEFLATGIWTD, from the coding sequence GTGAGCACCGTGGAGAAGCGAGAGCCGGCAGTGACGGTCGACGTCGACCGCAGCGACCCGGAGTACCGGGCGTGGCTGAAGGAAGCCGTCCGCAAGGTCCAGGCGGACGCCAACCGGTCCGCCGACACGCACCTCCTGCGGTTCCCGCTGCCCGAGCAGTGGGGCATCGACCTGTACCTGAAGGACGAGTCGACGCACCCCACCGGCAGCCTCAAGCACCGCCTCGCCCGCTCCCTCTTCCTGTACGGCCTCTGCAACGGCTGGATCCGTCCCGGCAAGCCCGTCATCGAGGCGTCCAGCGGCTCGACCGCCGTGTCCGAGGCGTACTTCGCGCGTCTCATCGGCGTGCCGTTCATCGCCGTCATGCCGCGCACCACCAGCCCGGAGAAGATCCGGCTCATCGAATTCCACGGCGGCCAGTGCCACTTCGTCGACGACCCGCGCCGCATGTACGAGGAGTCCGCCGCGCTCGCCACGGCCACCGGCGGCCACTACATGGACCAGTTCACCTACGCGGAGCGGGCCACCGACTGGCGCGGCAACAACAACATCGCCGAATCCGTCTACCAGCAGATGCGCCTGGAGCGGTACCCGGAACCCGCGTGGATCGTCGCCACGGCCGGCACCGGCGGCACCTCGGCGACCATCGCCCGCTACGTGCGCTACATGCAGTACGACACCCGGCTCTGCGTCCCGGACCCGGAGAACTCCTGCTTCTTCGACGGCTGGGTCAACGACGACCCCCGGGCGGCGAGCGACTGCGGCTCCCGCATCGAGGGCATCGGGCGGCCCCGGATGGAGCCCAGCTTCGTGCCCGGCGCCATCGACCGGATGATGAAGGTCCCGGACGCGGCCAGCATCGCCGCCGTACGGGCCCTGGAGAACGCGATCGGACGCAAGGCCGGCGGCTCCACCGGCACCGGGCTGTGGAGCGCTTTGAAGATCGTCGCCGAGATGGTGGCCGAGGGCCGCACCGGCAGCGTCGTTACGCTCATCTGCGACCCGGGGGAGCGGTACCTGGACAAGTACTACTCGGACGCCTGGCTCGCCGAACAGGGCCTGGACATCGCCCCGTACAGCGCGACCCTCGACGAGTTCCTCGCCACCGGCATCTGGACCGACTGA